In Selenomonas ruminantium subsp. lactilytica TAM6421, the DNA window GTGCGCTTTATTTTTGACAAAATTTAACAAAGGATGATGAATCAATGAAACAAACTGACTGTCAGCCCCGGCCCCATGCGCTGGCGCTGCTGCCCATATTGGTCTTTCTCCTGCTCTATCTGGGGGCGGGAATCTGGTATGAATACATTGCCCCGGTGGAAGGGCAGATGGGCTTCTATGTGATGTCCGTGGTTGTGGCCTTCGGCCTGGCCCTGATCGTGGCCTTTGTACAGAACCGCAAACGCCTCTTTGTGGAAAATATCCAGCTCTGCGCCCAGAGCATCGGCGATGTAAACATCACCATCATGCTCTTCATCTTCCTGATGGCCGGTGCTTTCAGCGGCATCGCCAAGGCCGCTGGCGGGGTGGAGAGCACTGCCCATCTGCTGCTGAATTTCGTGCCGGGAACCCTGGCCGTACCGGGACTCTTCCTCATCGCCTGCCTGATTTCCATGTCCATGGGTACCAGCGTGGGCACCATCACGGTGCTGGTGCCCATTGCCGCCTCCGTGGCTGAAAACGCTGGCCTGAGCCTGCCACTGACCGTGGCTTCGGTGGTTGGCGGGGCCATGTTTGGGGATAACCTTTCCTTTATCTCCGACACCACCATTGCCGCCACCCGCACCCAGGGCACCCGCATGCAGGACAAATTCTATGCCAATCTCAAGCTGGCCCTGCCGGCGGCCCTCATAACCCTGATCCTGCTGGTTATCCTGTCCCTGTCCGGCGGAGCAGCGGAGCTGGGCACCTTTGACTACTCCCTGCTGCTGGCCCTGCCCTATTTCCTCGTCCTGCTCATGGCCCTGACAGGGCGCAACGTCTTCCTCGTCCTGGGTACGGGCATCCTGCTGTTCTTTGTGCTGGGACTGGCCACAGGCATGACCGACCTTTCCCGGGCCTTTTCCGCCATGGGCGCTGGCACCAACGGCATGTTCGAGACCATGATCGTCACGATACTGGCCGCTTCCATCAGCGCCATTATGCGGGATGGCGGCGGCTTTGCCGCCCTACTGGCCTTTATCCGCCAGCATTTCAAGGGCCGGCGCGGCGGCCGGCTGGGCATCGGCCTTTTGACCATCCTCATGGATGTAGCCACTGCCAACAACACCGTGGCCATCGTGGTAGCCGGCCCCATTGCCAGGAACATCAGCGAGGAATACGGCATCGAACCGCGGGAAAGCGCCTCCCTGCTGGATACCTGCTCCTGCATCGCCCAGGGCATTATCCCCTACGGCGCCCAACTGCTGATTGCCTCCGCCATTGCCGGCATCACCAGCCTCAGCATCATCCCCTTCCTGTTCTATCCCTTCTTCCTGGCCATGGCCGTCCTGATCTGGATTGCCCTTGACCGAAAAAATGTATAAAAAGCAAGATGAAAAATCTCTTGATTTTTCATCAGCCCTTACACGAAATCTAAGCAATTCTGCGCCTTACAGGCTTGACTTGCAAAGATTTCATAGCAAAAATGGCGGCTGCACAGTTTTATGCAGCCGCCATTTTCTATACTCAGGAATCCACCGGCGCCTTGACCTTGCAAATCAATTGGGTCAGCGTGCCCATGGGACAGTATACGCACCAGGAGCGGGGCCGGTACAGAAGCATGGTGACCAAAGCGATGACCTCTGAGGTCAGCATCAGACTGTAGAGCCCAAAAGCAAACTGCGCTGCCCAGGGACTTACCGTACCAGAATAGGCCCATTGCCAGGGAAACTGCCAGGTCCAGAGAAGCGTCACCACTTCATGCAGCGACTGGACACCGCTAAAAACCAGCCAGGTGCTGTAGAGAACACTGCCGAACATGCCAAAGAAAAAGACCATGAAACCATAGCGGAAGGCCTTGCTCCTCATCCAGGCCGGCATCTCCCGACGGCGGGAAAAGCCTAGCTGCCCCAGAGCCCTGAGGGTCTGCCCCCTGTCACAATAGCGATTGCAGAAGAGTTTGTTGCCAAAGCCAATGGCCAGGATAAGGGGCAGACTGAAACTAATGAGCCCCAGCCAGGCAAAAAGGATATTGAAAAAGCCCATGCCAAAGTAAATCAGGGACCAGATCCACAGATAGTGATACCAGTGCTTTTTCATGCCCCCACCTCCAACGTGATGACAGAAGCCGGACACTCCCGGGCACATCTGCCGCAGCCCACGCAAAGCCCTGCCTCCACCTGGGCATAACAGCCCCTTATGATCTGCACAGCTCCCCGGGGACAGACATCCACACAGGTGCCGCAGGCCACGCAATCTGCCGCCTGTACCACAGCATGACGCTTATTTCGCATATTCATAATTACAGCCCTCCAAATATAAGCTGTAATTATTATATAGCAGCGTTTCGGAAAATAACTGTGAGTCAGTCACATGCATAAAAAGCGGCTGAATAGTCAGATCCCTGACCGTTCAGCCGCTTTATTTTCTTTACTTTTTCAGCAGATACCCGCGCCCATTGGCCCGTACCACACTGCCTGCTTCATCCTGCCAAAGCTCCAGCTCGGTAAAGTACAGCATGGTCTGCTCATCCAGCATATAGGGCCCATCCAGGGTGATATGCTTTTCCTGCCGCTTGGCGAATTTCGTTTTCTCCCAGGGCACATCCGCCTTGGCCGCCGCCAGATTGGTCAGATAATCCCTGAGGTCAATCCGCCGCTGCTTCCCTTCTTCCAGCGGAATGGTTGCCATAAAGTTTTTGATGCCAAAAGGATAGGCCAGCTGACAGCCCGCTACAGGAATTCCCGTCCGGCTTGGCCGGAAGACCAGCCGATATTCC includes these proteins:
- a CDS encoding Na+/H+ antiporter NhaC family protein, whose amino-acid sequence is MKQTDCQPRPHALALLPILVFLLLYLGAGIWYEYIAPVEGQMGFYVMSVVVAFGLALIVAFVQNRKRLFVENIQLCAQSIGDVNITIMLFIFLMAGAFSGIAKAAGGVESTAHLLLNFVPGTLAVPGLFLIACLISMSMGTSVGTITVLVPIAASVAENAGLSLPLTVASVVGGAMFGDNLSFISDTTIAATRTQGTRMQDKFYANLKLALPAALITLILLVILSLSGGAAELGTFDYSLLLALPYFLVLLMALTGRNVFLVLGTGILLFFVLGLATGMTDLSRAFSAMGAGTNGMFETMIVTILAASISAIMRDGGGFAALLAFIRQHFKGRRGGRLGIGLLTILMDVATANNTVAIVVAGPIARNISEEYGIEPRESASLLDTCSCIAQGIIPYGAQLLIASAIAGITSLSIIPFLFYPFFLAMAVLIWIALDRKNV
- a CDS encoding 4Fe-4S binding protein, coding for MNMRNKRHAVVQAADCVACGTCVDVCPRGAVQIIRGCYAQVEAGLCVGCGRCARECPASVITLEVGA